The following are from one region of the Sphingobium sp. TKS genome:
- the ccoN gene encoding cytochrome-c oxidase, cbb3-type subunit I → MEQLVWKTGGWFALATLAFLAALAAADFGFAVHMGIVCAAALAVAVLTMRHADYEAITRGLLKMPESQGKYDDDPIRWGVIATVFWGLAGFLAGLYIALQLAFPALNLGLEYTSFGRLRPLHTSAVIFAFGGNALIATSFYVVQRTCRARLAFPALARFVFWGYQLFIVLAATGYLLGITEGKEYAEPEWYVDLWLTIVWVAYLVVFGGTILRRSEPHIYVANWFYLSFILTIAMLHIVNNLSMPVSLLGSKSYSAFAGVQDALTQWWYGHNAVGFFLTAGFLAMMYYFVPKQAERPVYSYRLSIIHFWSLIFLYIWAGPHHLHYTALPDWAQTLGMVFSVMLWMPSWGGMINGLMTLNGAWDRIRTDPIIRMMVMALAFYGMSTFEGPMMSVKAVNSLSHYTDWTIGHVHSGALGWNGLITFACLYYLTPRLWKRERLYSLRLVNWHFWLATLGIVLYAASMWVAGIMQGLMWREYGSDGYLVYAFSEVVSAMFPMYLIRAAGGLMYLSGAIIMAWNIGKTIAGSPLREEKPMNDAAYDADADRPLVTQPA, encoded by the coding sequence GCGGCGGCGGACTTCGGCTTTGCCGTGCATATGGGGATCGTGTGCGCCGCCGCGCTGGCCGTGGCGGTGCTGACGATGCGGCATGCCGATTATGAGGCGATCACGCGCGGGCTGCTGAAGATGCCCGAAAGCCAGGGGAAATATGATGACGATCCGATCCGCTGGGGCGTGATCGCGACCGTCTTCTGGGGCTTGGCGGGCTTTCTCGCGGGGCTGTACATCGCGCTTCAACTTGCCTTTCCGGCGCTGAACCTGGGGCTTGAATATACCAGCTTCGGGCGGCTGCGGCCGTTGCATACCTCCGCCGTGATCTTCGCCTTTGGCGGCAATGCGCTGATCGCCACCAGCTTTTATGTCGTGCAGCGGACCTGCCGGGCGCGCTTGGCCTTTCCGGCGCTGGCGCGGTTCGTCTTCTGGGGCTATCAGCTTTTCATCGTGCTCGCGGCGACCGGCTATCTGCTGGGCATTACCGAGGGCAAGGAATATGCCGAGCCGGAATGGTATGTCGACCTGTGGCTGACCATCGTCTGGGTCGCCTATCTGGTCGTGTTCGGCGGCACCATCCTGCGCCGCAGCGAACCGCATATCTATGTGGCGAACTGGTTTTACCTGAGTTTCATCCTGACGATCGCGATGCTGCACATCGTCAACAATCTTTCCATGCCGGTCAGCCTGCTCGGTTCCAAGAGCTACAGCGCCTTCGCGGGCGTGCAGGATGCGCTGACGCAGTGGTGGTACGGGCATAATGCGGTCGGTTTCTTCCTGACCGCGGGCTTCCTGGCCATGATGTATTATTTCGTGCCCAAGCAGGCGGAGCGGCCGGTCTATAGCTATCGCCTGTCGATCATCCATTTCTGGTCGCTGATCTTCCTCTATATCTGGGCGGGGCCGCACCATCTCCACTATACCGCGCTGCCCGACTGGGCGCAGACTTTGGGTATGGTCTTCTCGGTCATGTTGTGGATGCCAAGCTGGGGCGGGATGATCAACGGGTTGATGACGCTGAACGGCGCCTGGGACCGCATCCGCACCGATCCGATCATCCGTATGATGGTGATGGCGCTGGCCTTTTACGGCATGAGCACCTTCGAAGGTCCGATGATGTCGGTGAAGGCGGTCAACAGTCTCAGCCATTATACCGACTGGACCATCGGCCATGTGCATAGTGGCGCGCTGGGGTGGAACGGCCTCATCACTTTCGCTTGCCTCTATTATCTGACGCCACGACTGTGGAAGCGCGAGCGGCTGTACAGTCTTCGCCTGGTGAACTGGCACTTCTGGCTGGCGACGCTGGGGATCGTTCTCTACGCCGCGTCGATGTGGGTCGCGGGCATCATGCAGGGGCTGATGTGGCGCGAATATGGCAGCGACGGCTACCTCGTCTACGCCTTCTCCGAAGTGGTGAGCGCCATGTTCCCCATGTACCTGATCCGGGCGGCGGGTGGCCTCATGTACCTGAGCGGCGCGATCATCATGGCCTGGAACATCGGCAAGACCATCGCGGGCAGCCCGCTGCGCGAGGAAAAGCCGATGAACGACGCCGCCTATGACGCCGACGCCGACCGGCCGCTCGTCACCCAGCCTGCCTGA
- the ccoO gene encoding cytochrome-c oxidase, cbb3-type subunit II: MASKTKGKFFDHGRLERNVSLLGIASLIAVAIGGIVEIAPLFWIDNTIEKVEGVRPYTPLELAGRNIYIREGCYNCHSQMIRPFRDETERYGHYSLAAESMYDHPFQWGSKRTGPDLARVGGRYSDEWHVQHLKDPRAVVPESIMPGYAFLAERELKLPDMRKDLTALNDVGVPYSKDDIARANDDLKAQADPDADSSDLVKRYPKAQARDFDGDPAKLTEMDALVAYLQMLGTLVDVDSAKPQEVER; this comes from the coding sequence ATGGCAAGCAAGACCAAGGGCAAGTTCTTCGACCATGGCAGGCTGGAGCGGAACGTCTCCCTGCTGGGCATCGCATCGCTGATCGCCGTCGCCATCGGCGGCATAGTGGAGATCGCGCCGCTCTTCTGGATCGACAATACGATCGAGAAGGTGGAGGGCGTTCGTCCCTATACGCCGTTGGAACTGGCGGGACGGAATATCTACATCCGCGAGGGCTGCTATAATTGTCATAGCCAGATGATCCGTCCTTTCCGGGACGAGACGGAACGCTACGGCCATTATAGCCTCGCCGCCGAAAGCATGTACGATCATCCCTTCCAGTGGGGATCGAAGCGCACGGGCCCGGACCTCGCCCGCGTGGGCGGCAGATATTCGGATGAATGGCATGTCCAGCATCTGAAAGACCCGCGCGCCGTGGTGCCGGAATCGATCATGCCGGGCTATGCCTTCCTGGCCGAGCGCGAGCTGAAGCTGCCCGACATGCGCAAGGATCTGACCGCGCTCAACGATGTCGGCGTTCCTTACAGCAAGGACGACATCGCCAGGGCCAATGACGACCTGAAAGCCCAGGCCGATCCCGATGCGGACAGCAGCGACCTCGTCAAGCGCTATCCCAAAGCGCAGGCCCGCGATTTCGACGGCGATCCGGCCAAGCTGACCGAGATGGATGCGCTGGTCGCCTATCTCCAGATGCTGGGCACGCTGGTCGATGTGGACAGCGCGAAACCGCAAGAGGTCGAGAGATGA
- a CDS encoding cbb3-type cytochrome c oxidase subunit 3 yields the protein MSYDALRHFADSWGLVFMGLVYVTLIGWHFLPHGRQRSAEAALAIFEDQTEADHG from the coding sequence ATGAGCTACGACGCCTTGCGGCATTTTGCCGATAGCTGGGGGCTGGTGTTCATGGGGCTGGTCTATGTGACCCTCATCGGCTGGCACTTCCTGCCCCATGGGCGACAGCGCAGCGCGGAAGCCGCGCTCGCCATCTTCGAAGACCAAACGGAGGCCGACCATGGCTGA
- the ccoP gene encoding cytochrome-c oxidase, cbb3-type subunit III yields the protein MADEKRIDPATGTEIKHHEWDGIQELDTPLPRWWLWTFYATILFALGYTIAYPAWPMIDRATGGMLGWSSRGALDKELAARERQIAPIRLAIAQTPITALPGKPQLMQAAVEGGRAAFRVHCVQCHGSGAAGSKGYPNLNDDDWLWGGDLATIEKTVTDGIRNPNHDATRQSLMPAFGKDQLLTAAQVDDVVAHVRTISGQDRPSAASRRGDKVFVDNCAVCHGPAGKGSRSLGAPNLTDAIWLYGGDAGTIRETVWNSRHGVMPRWDDKLDKATIRMLAAYVHSLGGGEATAPAAAGAGR from the coding sequence ATGGCTGACGAAAAGCGCATCGATCCCGCCACCGGGACGGAGATCAAGCATCATGAATGGGACGGCATCCAGGAACTGGACACGCCGCTGCCGCGCTGGTGGCTCTGGACCTTCTACGCGACGATCCTGTTCGCACTGGGTTATACCATCGCCTATCCGGCCTGGCCGATGATCGACCGGGCGACCGGCGGCATGCTCGGCTGGTCGAGCCGGGGCGCGCTGGACAAGGAACTGGCGGCGCGGGAAAGGCAGATCGCACCGATCCGGCTGGCGATCGCTCAGACGCCGATCACCGCCCTGCCGGGCAAGCCGCAACTGATGCAGGCGGCGGTCGAGGGTGGCCGGGCGGCCTTCCGCGTCCATTGCGTCCAGTGCCATGGATCGGGCGCGGCAGGGTCGAAGGGCTATCCCAACCTCAATGACGACGACTGGCTGTGGGGCGGCGATCTGGCGACGATCGAGAAGACCGTCACCGACGGCATCCGCAACCCGAACCATGATGCCACGCGCCAGTCGCTGATGCCCGCCTTCGGCAAGGATCAGTTGCTGACGGCGGCGCAGGTCGACGATGTGGTGGCGCATGTCCGCACGATCAGCGGGCAGGACCGGCCAAGTGCGGCATCGCGGCGGGGGGACAAGGTCTTTGTCGACAATTGCGCGGTCTGCCACGGCCCGGCGGGCAAGGGCAGCCGGAGCCTGGGCGCGCCCAATCTGACCGATGCCATCTGGCTCTATGGAGGCGATGCAGGGACGATCCGTGAAACCGTCTGGAACAGCCGCCATGGCGTGATGCCGCGCTGGGACGACAAGCTGGACAAGGCGACCATTCGCATGCTGGCGGCCTATGTGCACAGCCTGGGCGGCGGTGAGGCCACCGCCCCGGCAGCAGCGGGGGCGGGCCGCTAA
- the ccoG gene encoding cytochrome c oxidase accessory protein CcoG has product MLMSGSASLYEKRKGVYPKAVDGFYRRLKWAIMAVTLAIYWGTPWLRWDRGSYAPDQAVLVDLAHRRFYMFAIEIWPQEFYYVAGLLIMAGIGLFLVTSAVGRAWCGYACPQTVWTDLYQHVERFVDGDRNTQLKLAKAPWDPAKIARRMFKWTIWLGIAFITGGAWIFYFADAPTLQREFWSGTAAPVAYATTFVLTATTFVLGGFMREQVCIYMCPWPRIQTAMLDEKSLVVTYKNWRGEKRGSLKKAQAHPRDYGDCIDCNQCVAVCPTGIDIREGPQIGCITCALCIDACDKVMAQVGRPRGLIDYCTQDDAEAEQKGAAPRPVLRTLLRPRTIAYFAVWAGIGAAMLFALGARERLEISAQQDRNPIFVRLSDGAIRNAYTVKLRNMEARPRQMEVGLSGLSGGRIWTDAGSRETAATTVRTTVPADSVAKLRLFLTLPSGGPARQDFRFTARAMDREGGSASEPARFERP; this is encoded by the coding sequence ATGCTGATGTCCGGTTCGGCGTCGCTCTATGAAAAGCGCAAGGGCGTCTATCCCAAGGCGGTGGACGGCTTCTACCGCCGCCTGAAATGGGCGATCATGGCGGTGACGCTGGCCATCTATTGGGGCACGCCCTGGCTGCGCTGGGACCGGGGGTCTTATGCGCCCGATCAGGCGGTGCTGGTCGACCTTGCCCATCGCCGCTTCTACATGTTCGCGATCGAGATCTGGCCGCAGGAATTCTATTATGTCGCGGGCCTGCTGATCATGGCGGGGATCGGGCTGTTCCTCGTCACCTCGGCGGTGGGGCGGGCCTGGTGCGGCTATGCCTGTCCGCAAACCGTGTGGACCGATCTCTATCAGCATGTCGAACGCTTCGTCGATGGCGACCGCAATACGCAGTTGAAGCTCGCCAAGGCTCCCTGGGATCCGGCCAAGATCGCCCGGCGAATGTTCAAATGGACGATCTGGCTGGGGATCGCTTTCATAACCGGTGGCGCATGGATATTCTATTTCGCGGACGCTCCGACGCTGCAACGGGAGTTCTGGAGCGGGACCGCCGCGCCGGTCGCCTATGCGACGACTTTCGTGCTGACCGCCACGACCTTCGTGCTGGGCGGGTTCATGCGCGAACAGGTGTGCATCTATATGTGCCCCTGGCCGCGCATACAGACGGCGATGCTGGACGAGAAATCGCTGGTCGTCACCTACAAGAACTGGCGCGGCGAGAAGCGCGGCAGCCTGAAGAAGGCGCAAGCGCATCCGCGGGATTATGGGGACTGCATCGACTGCAACCAGTGCGTCGCGGTCTGCCCGACCGGCATCGATATTCGTGAAGGGCCGCAGATCGGCTGCATCACCTGCGCGCTCTGCATCGACGCCTGCGACAAGGTGATGGCGCAGGTCGGGCGGCCACGTGGCCTGATCGACTATTGCACGCAGGACGATGCGGAAGCGGAGCAGAAAGGCGCGGCGCCGCGCCCGGTGTTGAGGACGCTGCTGCGCCCCCGCACCATCGCCTATTTCGCGGTCTGGGCGGGGATCGGCGCGGCGATGCTGTTCGCGCTCGGCGCGCGCGAGCGGCTGGAAATCAGCGCGCAGCAGGACCGCAACCCGATCTTTGTGCGCCTGTCCGACGGCGCGATCCGCAACGCCTATACGGTCAAGCTGCGCAATATGGAGGCGCGGCCCCGCCAGATGGAGGTCGGCCTCAGCGGCCTGTCCGGCGGCAGGATTTGGACCGATGCGGGATCGCGGGAGACCGCTGCGACAACGGTACGCACGACCGTGCCCGCCGACAGCGTGGCGAAACTGCGCCTCTTCTTGACGCTGCCGTCCGGCGGTCCGGCGCGGCAGGATTTCCGCTTCACCGCGCGCGCCATGGATCGTGAAGGCGGCAGCGCCAGCGAACCCGCCCGATTTGAAAGGCCATGA
- a CDS encoding FixH family protein — MTPPSPIRRFTGWHMTAILVAFFAVVIAVNMLMATIAVRSFGGTVVENSYVASQKFNGWLAEARAQRRLGWQDKVTMDAARHVRLTLTDAKGAPVAGGGVMAVAQHPLGRAPDLSLAFHEMAPGVYASDRALPLGRWQIRFDLRLTGREEHLLREVD, encoded by the coding sequence ATGACCCCTCCATCCCCCATCCGCCGCTTCACCGGCTGGCACATGACCGCGATCCTGGTCGCGTTCTTCGCCGTGGTGATCGCGGTCAACATGCTGATGGCGACCATCGCGGTGCGGTCCTTCGGCGGCACCGTGGTCGAAAACAGCTATGTCGCCAGCCAGAAATTCAATGGCTGGCTGGCAGAAGCCCGCGCACAGCGGCGGCTGGGATGGCAGGATAAGGTAACAATGGATGCAGCGCGGCATGTCCGCCTGACCCTGACCGACGCAAAGGGCGCGCCGGTGGCGGGCGGCGGCGTGATGGCGGTCGCGCAGCATCCGCTGGGGCGGGCGCCCGACCTGTCGCTGGCGTTCCACGAAATGGCGCCGGGCGTCTACGCCAGCGACCGCGCCTTGCCCCTGGGCCGCTGGCAAATCCGCTTCGATCTGCGCCTGACCGGGCGCGAGGAACATCTGTTGAGGGAGGTCGACTGA
- a CDS encoding cation-translocating P-type ATPase — protein MATKALIPDPVTEETAESLFAVPGIHCVGCIAKIEEGLPRQPGIVSARVNMGAKRVAIRHDPALTPPDLRAAIAALGFEAEPLADAGLDIAAAESRRLTRALVVAGFAAMNIMLLSVSVWSGAAGATREMFHWLSALIALPTVAYAGQPFFRSAWAALRQGRTNMDVPISIGVLLTTGMSLYETVTGGAHAWFDGAVMLLFFLLAGRSLDSMMRGRARAGVAALLKQTAPGALVLAADGSSRWTRADALRAGMTILVAAGERLAADGRVVEGESGLDIAFLTGESAPVRVRPGDSVQAGALNIEGPIRVAVTAAGPDTVIADIARLMEEAGQGKSRYVRLADRAARLYAPCVHLLAALSFAGWMIAGAGVHQSLLIAVAVLLITCPCALGLAVPAAQIVACGALMRRGVLVKDGSALERLAEVSEAVFDKTGTLTLGRPVPQGLRRLWSDDRSILLSLSRASRHPLSVALRQALEAKGVTPAALDQIREVAGEGVFADYEGVSVSLARPRSLINLFGLAAEYRRGDQAMLLSFTDALRPDAADTLDALRGMGMNVLIASGDRPDALEEIARETRTTAIGHLRPADKLALIGRLKGKGEKVLMIGDGLNDGPALAAGHASMAPASASDASQLTADAVFLGDRLAPVALTVHVARRTVAVVKQNFALAIGYNVLAVPLAIAGKVTPLVAAVVMSTSSLIVIANALRLKGVVK, from the coding sequence ATGGCCACGAAAGCGCTGATCCCCGATCCCGTAACGGAGGAGACAGCAGAAAGCCTGTTCGCCGTCCCCGGCATCCATTGCGTCGGCTGCATCGCCAAGATCGAGGAGGGGCTTCCTCGCCAGCCCGGCATAGTGTCGGCGCGGGTCAATATGGGCGCGAAGCGGGTCGCGATCCGGCACGATCCGGCCCTGACACCGCCCGATCTGCGCGCTGCCATCGCCGCTTTGGGGTTCGAGGCGGAGCCGCTGGCCGATGCGGGCCTGGATATCGCGGCAGCCGAAAGCAGGCGGCTGACGCGCGCGCTGGTGGTCGCGGGCTTCGCGGCGATGAACATCATGCTGCTGTCAGTGTCGGTCTGGTCGGGGGCGGCGGGCGCGACGCGGGAGATGTTCCACTGGCTCTCTGCGCTGATCGCCCTGCCGACCGTCGCCTATGCGGGCCAGCCCTTTTTCCGTTCGGCCTGGGCGGCGCTGCGGCAGGGGCGGACGAACATGGACGTGCCGATCAGCATCGGCGTGCTGCTGACGACCGGCATGAGCCTGTATGAAACCGTGACCGGCGGCGCCCATGCCTGGTTCGACGGGGCGGTGATGCTGCTGTTCTTCCTGCTGGCAGGACGTTCGCTCGACAGCATGATGCGTGGGCGGGCGCGAGCGGGGGTGGCGGCGCTGCTCAAGCAGACCGCGCCCGGCGCGCTGGTGCTGGCGGCGGATGGGAGCAGCCGCTGGACCCGCGCCGACGCTCTGCGGGCGGGCATGACGATATTGGTGGCGGCGGGCGAAAGGCTGGCTGCCGATGGGCGCGTGGTGGAGGGTGAAAGCGGCCTCGACATCGCCTTTCTGACCGGAGAAAGCGCCCCGGTGCGCGTGCGTCCCGGAGACAGCGTGCAGGCGGGTGCACTCAACATCGAAGGGCCGATCCGGGTGGCAGTGACGGCGGCGGGCCCCGATACCGTCATTGCCGACATCGCCCGGCTGATGGAGGAGGCGGGGCAGGGCAAGTCGCGCTATGTCCGCCTCGCGGACCGGGCGGCGCGGCTCTATGCGCCCTGCGTCCATCTGCTGGCGGCATTGTCCTTTGCGGGGTGGATGATCGCCGGAGCGGGCGTGCATCAGTCGCTGCTGATCGCGGTCGCCGTGCTGCTGATCACTTGCCCTTGCGCGCTGGGACTGGCGGTGCCGGCGGCGCAGATCGTCGCCTGTGGCGCGCTGATGCGGCGGGGCGTGCTGGTCAAGGACGGGTCGGCGCTGGAACGGCTGGCGGAGGTCAGCGAAGCGGTGTTCGACAAGACCGGCACGCTGACCCTGGGCCGTCCCGTGCCGCAGGGGCTGCGCCGCTTGTGGAGCGACGACCGCTCGATTTTGTTGTCGCTGTCACGGGCCTCGCGCCATCCGCTGAGTGTCGCGCTGCGGCAGGCGCTGGAGGCGAAGGGCGTGACGCCCGCCGCGCTCGACCAGATCCGCGAAGTCGCCGGAGAGGGGGTTTTCGCGGACTATGAAGGGGTATCCGTTTCCCTCGCGCGTCCGCGTAGCCTTATCAACCTGTTCGGGCTGGCGGCAGAATATCGGCGCGGCGATCAGGCCATGCTGCTGAGCTTCACCGATGCCCTGCGGCCCGACGCGGCGGATACGCTGGACGCCCTGCGCGGCATGGGGATGAATGTGCTGATCGCCAGCGGCGACCGCCCCGACGCGCTGGAGGAGATCGCCCGCGAAACCCGCACCACCGCCATCGGCCATCTGCGCCCAGCCGACAAGCTGGCGCTGATCGGCCGGCTGAAGGGCAAGGGGGAAAAGGTGCTGATGATCGGGGACGGGCTGAATGACGGCCCGGCGCTGGCTGCGGGCCATGCCAGCATGGCGCCCGCCTCCGCCAGCGACGCGAGCCAACTCACCGCCGATGCCGTGTTCCTGGGCGACAGGCTGGCGCCCGTGGCGCTCACTGTGCATGTGGCGCGGCGGACGGTCGCCGTGGTGAAGCAGAATTTCGCGCTGGCGATCGGCTATAATGTGCTGGCGGTGCCGCTGGCCATAGCGGGCAAGGTGACGCCGCTGGTTGCGGCGGTCGTCATGTCGACATCTTCGCTGATCGTCATCGCCAACGCCCTGCGTTTGAAAGGAGTCGTGAAATGA
- the ccoS gene encoding cbb3-type cytochrome oxidase assembly protein CcoS, whose translation MIGLSLLIPIALGLGLLGLAAFFWALGNGQFDDTDGAAVRILIDED comes from the coding sequence ATGATCGGTCTCAGCCTGCTCATCCCGATCGCGCTTGGCCTGGGGTTGCTGGGTCTGGCGGCCTTTTTCTGGGCGCTGGGCAATGGCCAGTTCGACGACACCGATGGCGCGGCGGTGCGCATCCTGATCGACGAGGATTGA